A window of Gambusia affinis linkage group LG03, SWU_Gaff_1.0, whole genome shotgun sequence contains these coding sequences:
- the LOC122828776 gene encoding RNA-binding protein MEX3B-like isoform X2 — translation MMPSSTSLLEADEGESEVPPPLVHAFAGMGLDEHHGSQSQAPEQPDESVSFHHQLPAVSHFSILGTVLDLKPLPLHRPPSGDEANKTAEDEELEGIAATSSGALLAKAHRNQHLPSGQSGTVMEPPHVETVLLYNGDERDDSGVGGGSALPSAASMVMLPPGVYVESGFEAEHSLLTRRKSVNTTECVAVPSSEHVAEIVGRQGCKIKALRAKTNTYIKTPVRGEQPVFVVTGRKEDVAMAKREILSAAEHFSLIRASRNKTGPLSAVTGLGAPALPGQTTIQVRVPYRVVGLVVGPKGATIKRIQQQTHTYIVTPSRDKEPVFEVTGMPENVDRAREEIEAHIALRTGSCGGVEAPGVDNSDFQFNGTDVSFETSLNPVDVGEAGWLHAGATSPSGGSLLPVSISGSQRVNSNISSTVRMSSTYRNDSSSSLGSGSSSADSFYGGGNGNRMADFSPTFPFNANANNNNNNNNNNSTSSSSSTSFWFGDGLLSVGSEELFSLGGGGSSSGFEPLTISTAHTSQSAAPPHIWSPFVDQPSLQAFDSLQSQTSQPGTPRLSPTFSGTEALEHPQAQRVHRRPFGSAGTLDAHRIPSYSSAFSSSSESTTSSSPPDSSFSYRPALGSSGRVQEICIQCMENQIEFYVPIEEKA, via the exons ATGATGCCAAGTAGCACGTCTTTGTTGGAGGCCGATGAGGGAGAGTCCGAGGTCCCACCACCGCTCGTGCACGCTTTCGCCGGTATGGGCCTCGACGAGCACCACGGCAGCCAGAGCCAGGCTCCTGAACAACCAGACGAGAGTGTTTCCTTTCACCATCAACTCCCTGCAGTATCCCATTTCAGCATCCTCGGTACGGTCCTTGACTTGAAGCCTCTCCCGCTGCATCGGCCGCCCTCGGGGGATGAAGCGAATAAAACGGCAGAGGACGAAGAGCTCGAAGGGATAGCGGCCACTTCTTCGGGCGCGTTGCTAGCAAAGGCCCACCGTAATCAGCATCTCCCATCAGGGCAGAGCGGCACCGTGATGGAGCCGCCGCATGTCGAGACGGTGTTGTTGTACAACGGAGACGAGCGGGATGATAGCGGCGTTGGCGGCGGCAGCGCGCTACCCTCGGCGGCCAGCATGGTGATGCTCCCACCCGGTGTGTACGTGGAGTCGGGCTTCGAGGCCGAGCATTCGCTTTTGACCCGGAGAAAGAGCGTCAACACGACCGAATGTGTGGCTGTGCCGAGCTCCGAGCATGTCGCTGAGATTGTGGGGAGGCAGG GTTGTAAGATCAAGGCACTTCGAGCCAAAACAAACACCTACATAAAGACGCCAGTGAGGGGAGAGCAACCCGTCTTCGTCGTGACAGGGCGCAAAGAAGATGTAGCCATGGCTAAGAGAGAGATCCTGTCTGCAGCCGAGCACTTTTCCCTGATCCGAGCCTCCCGGAACAAGACAGGCCCTCTGTCTGCTGTGACTGGCTTAGGGGCCCCTGCTCTACCTGGGCAGACAACCATTCAG GTGCGCGTTCCATATCGCGTTGTTGGTCTGGTTGTGGGCCCCAAAG GAGCGACCATCAAGCGCATTCAGCAGCAGACGCATACCTACATCGTGACTCCAAGTCGGGACAAAGAGCCGGTGTTTGAGGTCACGGGAATGCCAGAGAACGTTGACCGGGCGAGGGAGGAAATCGAGGCGCACATCGCCCTGCGCACCGGCAGCTGCGGGGGCGTTGAGGCTCCTGGCGTGGATAACAGCGATTTCCAATTCAACGGGACCGACGTCAGCTTCGAGACCTCCCTGAACCCCGTCGATGTCGGGGAGGCCGGGTGGCTCCACGCAGGCGCGACGTCGCCAAGCGGTGGAAGCCTGTTGCCGGTCAGCATCAGTGGTTCTCAGCGGGTCAATAGCAATATCAGCAGCACCGTCAGGATGTCTTCCACCTACCGCAACGACAGCTCCAGCTCTCTGGGCAGCGGCTCCAGCTCGGCTGATTCTTTCTACGGCGGCGGGAACGGGAACCGGATGGCCGACTTCAGCCCAACCTTCCCTTTCAATGCCAAcgccaacaacaacaacaacaacaacaacaacaacagtacaagcagcagcagcagcacaagtTTCTGGTTTGGCGACGGCCTTCTCAGTGTGGGGTCTGAAGAGCTCTTCAGTCTGGGAGGCGGAGGATCCTCCTCAGGGTTCGAACCCTTAACCATTTCCACTGCCCATACCTCGCAGTCCGCTGCACCACCGCACATCTGGAGCCCCTTCGTGGACCAGCCGTCACTTCAGGCCTTCGATTCCCTGCAGTCCCAG ACCAGCCAACCTGGCACCCCACGCCTCTCTCCAACCTTTTCTGGGACCGAGGCCTTGGAGCACCCTCAGGCCCAGCGTGTTCACCGAAGGCCTTTCGGGTCGGCCGGGACCCTCGACGCCCACAGGATCCCCTCCTACAGCTCggccttctcctcctccagcgaAAGCACCACCTCCTCTTCGCCCCCCGACTCCTCCTTCTCCTATAGGCCTGCGCTCGGCTCGTCCGGGAGGGTGCAGGAGATATGCATCCAGTGCATGGAGAACCAG ATCGAATTCTATGTCCCCATCGAAGAAAAAGCATaa
- the LOC122828776 gene encoding RNA-binding protein MEX3B-like isoform X1 gives MMPSSTSLLEADEGESEVPPPLVHAFAGMGLDEHHGSQSQAPEQPDESVSFHHQLPAVSHFSILGTVLDLKPLPLHRPPSGDEANKTAEDEELEGIAATSSGALLAKAHRNQHLPSGQSGTVMEPPHVETVLLYNGDERDDSGVGGGSALPSAASMVMLPPGVYVESGFEAEHSLLTRRKSVNTTECVAVPSSEHVAEIVGRQGCKIKALRAKTNTYIKTPVRGEQPVFVVTGRKEDVAMAKREILSAAEHFSLIRASRNKTGPLSAVTGLGAPALPGQTTIQVRVPYRVVGLVVGPKGATIKRIQQQTHTYIVTPSRDKEPVFEVTGMPENVDRAREEIEAHIALRTGSCGGVEAPGVDNSDFQFNGTDVSFETSLNPVDVGEAGWLHAGATSPSGGSLLPVSISGSQRVNSNISSTVRMSSTYRNDSSSSLGSGSSSADSFYGGGNGNRMADFSPTFPFNANANNNNNNNNNNSTSSSSSTSFWFGDGLLSVGSEELFSLGGGGSSSGFEPLTISTAHTSQSAAPPHIWSPFVDQPSLQAFDSLQSQTSQPGTPRLSPTFSGTEALEHPQAQRVHRRPFGSAGTLDAHRIPSYSSAFSSSSESTTSSSPPDSSFSYRPALGSSGRVQEICIQCMENQVIAALVPCGHNLFCLDCATQICQGPEAVCPVCLSPATQAIQLRNM, from the exons ATGATGCCAAGTAGCACGTCTTTGTTGGAGGCCGATGAGGGAGAGTCCGAGGTCCCACCACCGCTCGTGCACGCTTTCGCCGGTATGGGCCTCGACGAGCACCACGGCAGCCAGAGCCAGGCTCCTGAACAACCAGACGAGAGTGTTTCCTTTCACCATCAACTCCCTGCAGTATCCCATTTCAGCATCCTCGGTACGGTCCTTGACTTGAAGCCTCTCCCGCTGCATCGGCCGCCCTCGGGGGATGAAGCGAATAAAACGGCAGAGGACGAAGAGCTCGAAGGGATAGCGGCCACTTCTTCGGGCGCGTTGCTAGCAAAGGCCCACCGTAATCAGCATCTCCCATCAGGGCAGAGCGGCACCGTGATGGAGCCGCCGCATGTCGAGACGGTGTTGTTGTACAACGGAGACGAGCGGGATGATAGCGGCGTTGGCGGCGGCAGCGCGCTACCCTCGGCGGCCAGCATGGTGATGCTCCCACCCGGTGTGTACGTGGAGTCGGGCTTCGAGGCCGAGCATTCGCTTTTGACCCGGAGAAAGAGCGTCAACACGACCGAATGTGTGGCTGTGCCGAGCTCCGAGCATGTCGCTGAGATTGTGGGGAGGCAGG GTTGTAAGATCAAGGCACTTCGAGCCAAAACAAACACCTACATAAAGACGCCAGTGAGGGGAGAGCAACCCGTCTTCGTCGTGACAGGGCGCAAAGAAGATGTAGCCATGGCTAAGAGAGAGATCCTGTCTGCAGCCGAGCACTTTTCCCTGATCCGAGCCTCCCGGAACAAGACAGGCCCTCTGTCTGCTGTGACTGGCTTAGGGGCCCCTGCTCTACCTGGGCAGACAACCATTCAG GTGCGCGTTCCATATCGCGTTGTTGGTCTGGTTGTGGGCCCCAAAG GAGCGACCATCAAGCGCATTCAGCAGCAGACGCATACCTACATCGTGACTCCAAGTCGGGACAAAGAGCCGGTGTTTGAGGTCACGGGAATGCCAGAGAACGTTGACCGGGCGAGGGAGGAAATCGAGGCGCACATCGCCCTGCGCACCGGCAGCTGCGGGGGCGTTGAGGCTCCTGGCGTGGATAACAGCGATTTCCAATTCAACGGGACCGACGTCAGCTTCGAGACCTCCCTGAACCCCGTCGATGTCGGGGAGGCCGGGTGGCTCCACGCAGGCGCGACGTCGCCAAGCGGTGGAAGCCTGTTGCCGGTCAGCATCAGTGGTTCTCAGCGGGTCAATAGCAATATCAGCAGCACCGTCAGGATGTCTTCCACCTACCGCAACGACAGCTCCAGCTCTCTGGGCAGCGGCTCCAGCTCGGCTGATTCTTTCTACGGCGGCGGGAACGGGAACCGGATGGCCGACTTCAGCCCAACCTTCCCTTTCAATGCCAAcgccaacaacaacaacaacaacaacaacaacaacagtacaagcagcagcagcagcacaagtTTCTGGTTTGGCGACGGCCTTCTCAGTGTGGGGTCTGAAGAGCTCTTCAGTCTGGGAGGCGGAGGATCCTCCTCAGGGTTCGAACCCTTAACCATTTCCACTGCCCATACCTCGCAGTCCGCTGCACCACCGCACATCTGGAGCCCCTTCGTGGACCAGCCGTCACTTCAGGCCTTCGATTCCCTGCAGTCCCAG ACCAGCCAACCTGGCACCCCACGCCTCTCTCCAACCTTTTCTGGGACCGAGGCCTTGGAGCACCCTCAGGCCCAGCGTGTTCACCGAAGGCCTTTCGGGTCGGCCGGGACCCTCGACGCCCACAGGATCCCCTCCTACAGCTCggccttctcctcctccagcgaAAGCACCACCTCCTCTTCGCCCCCCGACTCCTCCTTCTCCTATAGGCCTGCGCTCGGCTCGTCCGGGAGGGTGCAGGAGATATGCATCCAGTGCATGGAGAACCAGGTGATCGCTGCCTTGGTTCCCTGCGGCCATAACCTGTTCTGTCTCGATTGTGCCACACAAATCTGCCAGGGCCCAGAGGCCGTGTGCCCTGTGTGCCTGTCCCCGGCCACGCAGGCCATTCAGCTGCGCAATATGTGA
- the tmed7 gene encoding transmembrane emp24 domain-containing protein 7: protein MFRSLRLLLQVLWAQLLCGWVMGSELTFELPDNAKQCFYEDIITGTKCTLEFQVVTGGHYDVDCRLEDPDGTTLYKEMKKQYDSFTFTAAKNGTFKFCFSNEFSTFTHKTVYFDFQVGDDPPLFPNENRVTALTQMESACVSIHEALKSVIDYQTHFRLREAQGRSRAEDLNTRVAFWSIGEAIILLVVSISQVVLLRSFFSDKKTTMTRVGS, encoded by the exons ATGTTCAGGTCGCTTCGGTTGTTGCTGCAGGTGCTATGGGCCCAGCTGCTCTGTGGATGGGTAATGGGCTCCGAGCTAACCTTCGAACTGCCTGACAACGCTAAACAGTGTTTCTACGAGGACATCATCACCGGCACCAAGTGCACGCTGGAGTTTCAG GTTGTAACTGGTGGTCACTATGATGTAGACTGCCGCTTAGAGGACCCAGACGGCACTACACTTTACAAGGAGATGAAAAAGCAATATGACAGTTTTACCTTTACAGCTGCCAAGAATGGCACGTTCAAGTTCTGCTTCAGCAACGAGTTCTCCACTTTCACGCACAAGACCGTTTACTTTGATTTCCAAGTGGGTGATGATCCTCCGCTCTTCCCCAATGAGAACAGAGTCACTGCTCTCACTCAG ATGGAATCAGCCTGCGTGTCTATCCATGAGGCACTGAAGTCTGTCATAGACTACCAGACGCACTTCCGCCTCCGAGAGGCCCAGGGGCGCAGTCGGGCGGAGGACCTGAACACCCGTGTTGCCTTCTGGTCTATCGGAGAGGCCATCATCCTGCTTGTGGTCAGCATCAGCCAGGTGGTCCTGCTTAGAAGCTTCTTCTCAGACAAGAAGACCACCATGACACGAGTTGGATCGTAA